One Bradysia coprophila strain Holo2 unplaced genomic scaffold, BU_Bcop_v1 contig_583, whole genome shotgun sequence genomic window carries:
- the LOC119083288 gene encoding group XIIA secretory phospholipase A2 isoform X2 — protein MQIPYMRVAIYALTFLTYAYSGYGSNIISSLRDAIIAAEAVFGDNAIHLAKKFHSVHEIFDAAVDENCVYNCPGGEKPTRNKFHQPSKDGCGSLGIGISTEYLPAAEMATCCDDHDICYDTCNKDKELCDLDFKRCLYSYCDKYEKSTVGGEIMVKGCKTAAKMLFTATHTLGCKPYLDAQSKACYCPSTDSSSSRSSKSKSKDSNKRESRQQDNKQKPPNYGWKNTDEM, from the exons TCCATACATGAGAGTTGCAATTTATGCACTGACATTCTTAACGTACGCTTACTCCGGCTATGgatcgaatataatatccagTTTACGAGATGCAATCATTGCTGCTGAAGCTGTTTTCGGTGAT AATGCAATACATCTGGCAAAGAAATTCCATTCCGTACACGAAATATTTGACGCTGCAGTGGACGAAAATTGTGTCTACAATTGTCCCGGAG GTGAAAAGCCGACACGAAATAAGTTCCATCAGCCTAGCAAAGATGGGTGCGGAAGTCTTGGAATAGGAATTAGTACCGAATATTTACCAGCCGCTGAAATGGCTACTTGTTGTGACGATCACGATATTTGTTATGATACGTGCAACAAGGATAAGGAATTGTGTGATCTTGATTTTAAGCGATGCCTTTACAGTTACTGCgataaatacgaaaaatcaACAGTTGGAGGTGAAATAATGGTTAAAG GATGTAAAACTGCGGCCAAAATGCTGTTCACCGCCACACATACATTGGGATGCAAACCGTATCTGGATGCTCAGTCCAAGGCGTGTTATTGTCCGTCCACAGATAGTAGTAGCAGTCGAAGCAGTAAAAGTAAATCGAAGGACAGTAATAAGCGAGAAAGTCGACAACAAGATAACAAGCAAAAACCACCAAATTATGGCTGGAAAAACACCGACGA
- the LOC119083288 gene encoding group XIIA secretory phospholipase A2 isoform X1 — translation MQIPYMRVAIYALTFLTYAYSGYGSNIISSLRDAIIAAEAVFGDVFKNAIHLAKKFHSVHEIFDAAVDENCVYNCPGGEKPTRNKFHQPSKDGCGSLGIGISTEYLPAAEMATCCDDHDICYDTCNKDKELCDLDFKRCLYSYCDKYEKSTVGGEIMVKGCKTAAKMLFTATHTLGCKPYLDAQSKACYCPSTDSSSSRSSKSKSKDSNKRESRQQDNKQKPPNYGWKNTDEM, via the exons TCCATACATGAGAGTTGCAATTTATGCACTGACATTCTTAACGTACGCTTACTCCGGCTATGgatcgaatataatatccagTTTACGAGATGCAATCATTGCTGCTGAAGCTGTTTTCGGTGATGTATTCAAG AATGCAATACATCTGGCAAAGAAATTCCATTCCGTACACGAAATATTTGACGCTGCAGTGGACGAAAATTGTGTCTACAATTGTCCCGGAG GTGAAAAGCCGACACGAAATAAGTTCCATCAGCCTAGCAAAGATGGGTGCGGAAGTCTTGGAATAGGAATTAGTACCGAATATTTACCAGCCGCTGAAATGGCTACTTGTTGTGACGATCACGATATTTGTTATGATACGTGCAACAAGGATAAGGAATTGTGTGATCTTGATTTTAAGCGATGCCTTTACAGTTACTGCgataaatacgaaaaatcaACAGTTGGAGGTGAAATAATGGTTAAAG GATGTAAAACTGCGGCCAAAATGCTGTTCACCGCCACACATACATTGGGATGCAAACCGTATCTGGATGCTCAGTCCAAGGCGTGTTATTGTCCGTCCACAGATAGTAGTAGCAGTCGAAGCAGTAAAAGTAAATCGAAGGACAGTAATAAGCGAGAAAGTCGACAACAAGATAACAAGCAAAAACCACCAAATTATGGCTGGAAAAACACCGACGA